GATCTGATACTCCAGAATTCTTCCTCATCATATTAGATGCGCCATCATAGGCTTGATAACACTGCAACTATCGAAAATTAAGTTAACTCTAACTAGAATTCCTCTGATAACAAGTACAATAGAAtcgcttttaatattttttaactgataaaatCCTATAAGTTCTTCAAAaggtttcaaattgttttttaccGTTTGAAAACAAAATGATAGCTGTTCTTTATTGCTTACGTCAGCATCTTTATAAACAAGAATGGAAAAAAACTTGCATTCTCGGatggtttttaactttttgtaatattagAGTAGCTAATATATCCAAAATCTTGTTTTGCACCTTGTTATGCATATACTTGTAACTAATTCTTCCATAAAGAtgatttacaatgttttttttgttttaccaagcagacattttttctttttcaacgcAAAGACGCCATTTTGACTTGCCGCTAGAATAAAGACTGCACTACGATTTTAAACGATTTTCGGCTTCCTTCTCCATCGGAtgataattaaaatgtttaatatatagtAAACAACTTTGTCTTTTGTATTCGAAACTCATTTGCACGGAGTAAAATGCGAgcataatttttagttttgtgaCTTGAAGATATTCTCTAAGCTTTATCGTCAGTCAATACTTTTACACTTTAATCTACTCTTGCTCAAAGAGTAAAGTAAGTTGTAAAAGGATCTGCGTAAAAAGGAGCTTGAAAAGCTGCTGGTACACATGGCATAGTTAATTTGCTTTACATTGCCATAATGCTAATTATCAAgctcatcaaaaatgttaccaAATAGCTTCAGGatgtttttttgtgtgatttatgtgatccataaaaatttttattcaaattcagaatttaaataaaagattttaaattttattaattttttttttatttaaattctactATTTAGTAGTAGTTACcgatttaataatatataggtTAGAGTAGAACGGaggtatgttttttattatttcagctatttttttttgtttttttgttatgtgtACGGGTGTAAGAGCGTGTAGTTTCTATGGGTATGTTACTTTTTGAGAGTTTAATGTCTGAAAATGTTTAGACAATAGGTAGTCTTttgtaaagctttaaaaatgatttttcatcatttttaaagctttacaaTTGACGAATAACTGCTGCTTTTTAATCGTCCCGATTTACCCCATCCACttgcaaaatgtaaaagttttgccAGCCTAGAGTTTCCTAACTTTGGTTATCgtaacttattttttgaatttttttcgttttgtttTTCCTCTTTcttatatcaataaattttaggaaatttataaaaaaacagtgTTAACTATGATTAGTTTATCCTCAACTAGCATTTCTTAAGTGTCCCCTATATGCCCTGCTATATTGTCGCATGACAAAAAAGGCAtcgttgtaaaattttattttaaccatgaatttatttgcataatcaGAATTAAAATAGTGTAAAAATGGAGCTAACATGTCTAAAATGTTGTTGGtcagattttatactttataaaatatatatatatatatatatatattttaagaaaataactaaagaacttttgcaaatttcatgtaacataagttaacataacaataacataacaataacataacaataacataacaataacataacaataacataacaaaacaaaaacacgataaagttttgttttttctaaaatttagtgaaaaaactttttaacaaaaatttagtggaaaaactttttcttaaatttagtgaaaaagttttttaataatatatgcaaaagaatattaaacgcgacgtttttacatttaaagttttgaataacaaTGCTTAGTTtaagcacatttttattttaaattagtgtaacgtaagttaaaactACATGCATTTACTAAAGTTCCTACCttattaaatgcattaactaaatttaatgcatttaataaGGCCAATAGGTCTTATTAAATGcatttaataattcaataagGCCATTTCGCTATTAATGTTACGCGAAATCAGCGAAAAGCATTATGGGATAACCGAGGCGCAAAcaaatcaaaactattttaaaggaAGTAAACAATTATCTATACATGGGTGGGGGTGATCACTGCGTTGTTCAAAACTGTAGCAATAATAGAAGGTATCCAGAAAAGTACATTATTAAAGAccatattaaactttttaatggtAGTTAGCAACTTAAATTTTGGAGATGCAAAGACGTTAAGATGTTACCTAAATGGAACTCGAAAATTGGACTTTTCAGGAGTAACTTTAGAATTTCTCTTCGTTTTCCAGTCTgttcaaatcattttaaaatgggACGACCTGCTGATGTTTATCCTTACCCTACTGAGTATTTAAATGGTTAcgatattaagttaaaaaaaagaaaatctccATTAAAACGGATATtcataattaagaaaaaaaagtatgttgCTGATTACCAGAGTAGTCATGATCAAAACGAAGATAATCATGATCGAATAGAATTTACTGAGCCTATTAATATTCATTATGATCATGATTATGCTTTACCTGTTGGAAAAGATTTTCTTGTATCTGAAACAAATGACGTGGAAgacttacaaatatttattaacgcTCCTAAAAGATTACTTAAAAGAcctttgttattaaaatatcgAAAACGTTTGTTGAGTAAGTTTTCATTGAATTCACAAGTAGAGTTTAGTTGGGACAGAGAATGCCATTCTGATaggttaataaagttttatactgggggcacaaaaaaagtattcatgtttttaattagtaaagGGGAAAAAAAGTATGACAAACTATGCTACTACAAGGGgaaactttcaaaaactttcaaattaaaacaaaaaaaaactagaaaagcCTGGAAGAAAAAGCACTATAACAATCCAGGATGAAATTCTGCTAATGTGCATAAAACTGCGATTAGATTTGGCTATTCAGGATCTAGCATTTAGATTTTCGATTTCCCAGTCTCTTTGTTCAAGTATCTTAACAACCTGGATTACT
Above is a window of Hydra vulgaris chromosome 10, alternate assembly HydraT2T_AEP DNA encoding:
- the LOC136086357 gene encoding uncharacterized protein LOC136086357, which translates into the protein MGRPADVYPYPTEYLNGYDIKLKKRKSPLKRIFIIKKKKYVADYQSSHDQNEDNHDRIEFTEPINIHYDHDYALPVGKDFLVSETNDVEDLQIFINAPKRLLKRPLLLKYRKRLLKKPGRKSTITIQDEILLMCIKLRLDLAIQDLAFRFSISQSLCSSILTTWITYFGNELKPLLLWPTREANLLYKARHFSGKLHNVEGIIDCTEQKIQRPSNAKAQYQAFSTYKSSNTLKKLVVKACGGQASDRHITEDCNVINMFSEGSMCLADRGFNIQDLLLEKSGISLSTF